A part of Astyanax mexicanus isolate ESR-SI-001 chromosome 2, AstMex3_surface, whole genome shotgun sequence genomic DNA contains:
- the cxxc5b gene encoding CXXC-type zinc finger protein 5 isoform X2 translates to MSGSGGSMEGNQAREDEDARDSCCGDEDSSPVVERRNRSGIISAPLSKSLKHSRALSQYIATCSAAAAVATANANRLAQSSLVSTGVKAHSAAAQHRAQVGLTKLDRGALVSGLLDSPSGLHLAQAAELLRQASMLLPVSDSSGLNVGGDMEGVSASDSLGSVTDFPLLSNGGGVGGAFPFHPGLFIMTPAGVFLADGALSQVTGATEHQQSHNEISSAISANGKKKRKRCGLCPPCRRRINCEQCSSCRNRKTGHQICKFRKCEELKKKPAGGLEVMLPTGAPFRWFQ, encoded by the exons ATGTCTGGCAGTGGGGGGTCGATGGAGGGAAACCAAGCCAGAGAGGATGAGGACGCCCGGGACAGCTGCTGTGGTGATGAAGACTCGTCGCCTGTGGTCGAGAGGCGAAACCGGAGTGGCATCATCAGCGCCCCTCTCAGCAAGAGCCTCAAACACTCCCGGGCACTCTCGCAGTACATCGCGACCTGCTCGGCCGCTGCCGCCGTCGCCACTGCTAACGCTAACAGACTCGCCCAGAGCTCCCTAGTTTCCACGGGAGTCAAGGCCCACTCCGCAGCCGCCCAACACAGAGCCCAAGTGGGACTTACCAAACTAGACCGGGGGGCTCTGGTGTCCGGCCTGCTGGACTCTCCAAGCGGGCTGCATCTGGCCCAGGCCGCCGAGCTCTTACGACAGGCCAGCATGCTGCTGCCTGTCTCTGACTCTTCTGGTCTTAACGTGGGTGGGGACATGGAAGGCGTCTCGGCCTCCGATTCGTTGGGGAGTGTGACGGACTTCCCGTTGCTGAGCAACGGTGGCGGAGTAGGAGGCGCCTTCCCCTTCCACCCAGGCCTCTTCATCATGACGCCGGCCGGAGTCTTCCTGGCTGACGGAGCGCTGTCCCAGGTGACAGGCGCGACAGAGCACCAGCAGAGCCACAATGAGATTTCGTCGGCCATCAGCGCCAACGGTAAGAAGAAGCGCAAGCGCTGCGGCCTGTGCCCGCCCTGTCGGCGCAGGATCAACTGCGAGCAGTGCAGCAGCTGTCGCAACCGCAAGACCGGCCACCAGATCTGCAAGTTCAGGAAGTGTGAAGAGTTGAAGAAGAAGCCAGCTGGTGGTCTGGAG GTGATGCTGCCCACTGGAGCGCCTTTCCGCTGGTTCCAGTAG
- the cxxc5b gene encoding CXXC-type zinc finger protein 5 isoform X1 translates to MSGSGGSMEGNQAREDEDARDSCCGDEDSSPVVERRNRSGIISAPLSKSLKHSRALSQYIATCSAAAAVATANANRLAQSSLVSTGVKAHSAAAQHRAQVGLTKLDRGALVSGLLDSPSGLHLAQAAELLRQASMLLPVSDSSGLNVGGDMEGVSASDSLGSVTDFPLLSNGGGVGGAFPFHPGLFIMTPAGVFLADGALSQVTGATEHQQSHNEISSAISANGKKKRKRCGLCPPCRRRINCEQCSSCRNRKTGHQICKFRKCEELKKKPAGGLEKVMLPTGAPFRWFQ, encoded by the exons ATGTCTGGCAGTGGGGGGTCGATGGAGGGAAACCAAGCCAGAGAGGATGAGGACGCCCGGGACAGCTGCTGTGGTGATGAAGACTCGTCGCCTGTGGTCGAGAGGCGAAACCGGAGTGGCATCATCAGCGCCCCTCTCAGCAAGAGCCTCAAACACTCCCGGGCACTCTCGCAGTACATCGCGACCTGCTCGGCCGCTGCCGCCGTCGCCACTGCTAACGCTAACAGACTCGCCCAGAGCTCCCTAGTTTCCACGGGAGTCAAGGCCCACTCCGCAGCCGCCCAACACAGAGCCCAAGTGGGACTTACCAAACTAGACCGGGGGGCTCTGGTGTCCGGCCTGCTGGACTCTCCAAGCGGGCTGCATCTGGCCCAGGCCGCCGAGCTCTTACGACAGGCCAGCATGCTGCTGCCTGTCTCTGACTCTTCTGGTCTTAACGTGGGTGGGGACATGGAAGGCGTCTCGGCCTCCGATTCGTTGGGGAGTGTGACGGACTTCCCGTTGCTGAGCAACGGTGGCGGAGTAGGAGGCGCCTTCCCCTTCCACCCAGGCCTCTTCATCATGACGCCGGCCGGAGTCTTCCTGGCTGACGGAGCGCTGTCCCAGGTGACAGGCGCGACAGAGCACCAGCAGAGCCACAATGAGATTTCGTCGGCCATCAGCGCCAACGGTAAGAAGAAGCGCAAGCGCTGCGGCCTGTGCCCGCCCTGTCGGCGCAGGATCAACTGCGAGCAGTGCAGCAGCTGTCGCAACCGCAAGACCGGCCACCAGATCTGCAAGTTCAGGAAGTGTGAAGAGTTGAAGAAGAAGCCAGCTGGTGGTCTGGAG AAGGTGATGCTGCCCACTGGAGCGCCTTTCCGCTGGTTCCAGTAG